A portion of the Rissa tridactyla isolate bRisTri1 chromosome 19, bRisTri1.patW.cur.20221130, whole genome shotgun sequence genome contains these proteins:
- the LOC128919502 gene encoding feather keratin 1-like: protein MTFSLGRCRSSIKAGPSPHSLIHSSPLHLLENKPCGPTPLANSCNEPCVRQCQDSTVVIQPSPVVVTLPGPILSSFPQSTAVGSSTSAAVGSILSSAGVPISSGGFGLSGLSSLGSRSCGTRCLPC, encoded by the exons ATGACTTTCAGCCTGGGGCGGTGCAGGAGCAGTATAAAAGcaggcccttctcctcactctctcatccactcctctcccctccatctcCTTGAGAACAAG ccctgtggcccgaccccactggccaacagctgcaatgagccctgtgtcaggcagtgccaggactccaccgtcgtcatccagccctcccccgtggtggtgaccctgcccggacccatcctcagctccttcccacagagcactgccgtgggatcctccacctccgctgccgttggcagcatcctcagctctgcgggagtgcccatctcctccgggggctttGGCCTCTCCGGTCTCTCTAGCTTGGGCAGCCGCTCCTGCGGCACAAGgtgcctcccctgctaa
- the LOC128919074 gene encoding feather keratin 1-like, protein MSCYSPCLPCQPCGPTPLANSCNEPCARQCQDSTVVIQPSPVVVTLPGPILSSFPQNTAVGNSTSAAVGSILSSAGVPISSGGFGLSGLSGLGSRSCGTRCLPC, encoded by the coding sequence atgtcctgctacagcccgtgcctgccatgccagccctgtggccccaccccgctggccaacagctgcaatgagccctgtgccaggcagtgccaggactccaccgtcgtcatccagccctcccccgtggtggtgaccctgcccggacccatcctcagctccttcccacagaacaccgccgttggaaactccacctccgctgccgttggcagcatcctcagctctgcgggagtgcccatctcctccgggggctttggcctctccggcctctctggcttgggcagccgctccTGTGGCACAAGGTGCCTCCCATGCTAA
- the LOC128919503 gene encoding feather keratin 1-like: MVKPQCREKMYRLGPRDGESRLPCGPTPLANSCNEPCARQCQDSTVVIQPSPVVVTLPGPILSSFPQNTAVGNSTSAAVGSILSSAGVPISSGGFGLSGLSGLGSRSCSTRCLPC; this comes from the exons ATGGTGAAGCCCCAGTGCCGGGAGAAGATGTATCGCCTGGGACCCAGGGATGGTGAGTCCCGGCTG ccctgtggccccaccccgctggccaacagctgcaatgagccctgtgccaggcagtgccaggactccaccgtcgtcatccagccctcccccgtggtggtgaccctgcccggacccatcctcagctccttcccacagaacaccgccgttggaaactccacctccgctgccgttggcagcatcctcagctctgcgggagtgcccatctcctccgggggctttggcctctccggcctctctggcttgggcagccgctccTGCAGCACGAGgtgcctcccctgctaa